The window TACCGAAATCCAGCGGGGGAATTTTCCTTCGAGATCCTGCTGGCCTCCCGGTAAATTTTTTCTCGAATCCATTTGGTGGTGTGCTCTCAATTTGTTCTGCCTTCTCAAATCCAGGAGAGGAGCCACTCATGAAATTCTCTCTACAACTCCTGCTCCTTGTTAAGTTAGGGCTTCTAGAAGTCGTCAAATCAGCTACTGACTGTGGAGATGATTCATCAGGGTAAGGACTCACAAGAGCATCAATTGTCCTTTGCACATGATGCAGTCTCTGCTCCAACACATCATATGTAAATCCATTTTGCATGCGACTTCCTTCTCTATCTCCATTGGCAGGAGTAGATACTCCTTGCCCTATGGCTCCGTCCCTGAATGCTGTCAACGTCAAAGTTCCTTCATTTTCACCATTTGATACCGAATGGTGTTCAAAATTGCTCCGGATCCTTGTTTCTTCCATTTCAATACACTGAACTTCCTTGCAGTAGTCATCAGCATCTTCTGCAGCATCCTCCAGACTCTGAGATGAATTGTATCTGACAATCTTCTTTCCTATTGACATTGGAGGAGAAGTGCCATCAGATAAACCATGGTCATCTGTATTGTCATGAAGGTAAGGTTCCTCATCATCATTGCTCCCAGTGTCACCATCATAACGAGCATTGTTGAACTTTCCGACACCTCCATTCAGATAATGAGGACCACCCATGCCTGATGATTCAGATACTGAACATTCATCTTCCCAAGCATCTCCTGTTTGTGGATTATGATGATGACTGATCCCATTCTGAATTGAGAGTATGGAGCAATATTTAGCAATTACCAATTGGAGTAATATCATCAAACATATAGTGACACTCTCTGATTAGGAAGTAAACATacctcttttcttgatttttgacCATTTCCAACCACTCTCAGCAAATCCTCTAACCGAGACTGAGCAAGATCCCTTTGCTTAGTCAACTCTTTTATCTCCTTCTCCATCTGCATGGAAGGAACCATTTAATCGGATGAAGTCAATGCATAACGTGGCACTCAGATAGATGATACAGCATCTTTCTACACTATACGtcataaaatatctttttagtcTTTTTCATCATATAAGCTCGTTTATACAGCAGGGAGTAGGGAATGCTGACTAGGACCATCTATGCATTGAGAAAATTATATACTGGTTGGGCCAAATGATAGCAATGGGTTGGGGTGGGTTCTTGTGTACCCCGCACCCGGACCTGCCTCTAACCATCAGATGTGCACTATAAAGAAGCTACCAACGCATTATTGATTGAGAGTTAATTGTCATACTTCTGCTGGTGGTAAAATTTATCTGCGAAGttcaaaactgaaataattGATTCTGAATTGAAAAATCAACAGCGTCTAGTGCCTAAAGACTTTGGTTACTGTTAAAACTTTTGTTCATCTTTCACATAATTACCTTTTGAATTTGAAGATCTCTCTTTCTCAGTAGTGATACATAATCACAAGTTGAGGAAGCAGGGGCAGGACTTCTTAACTCACTCTCCAACCTAGCCACTTCTTTTTGCAAATGCTTAACCAATGCCTTATCAGACATGACCACATTGACCTGTGCTTTTGTAGTAACTTCCTTTGCacaacaagcaaacaaaagagTATTTCTAGATTGCTCAACATGGCTACGTGCAGGGCTCAATGTGCAGATGATGGCAGTTCTAGCATTGCCACCCAATGCAGGCTGCAATAACCGTGTCAGCTTAGAATCTCTGTAATTGATGTGTCCCTGTCTCCCCTTACTGCACAAATCATAGCACCAAATAGCTGAGATATGAATAGTATAAatctataaattgaaaagatttcaactttcaatttaGAACAGTGGCAGGGGGAAAGGAAAAGGCAACAAAGAAATCAGTGGGAATAGAGAAAGATAAGATAAAGGCAGCTCTGTCATGATTCATAAGCAGTTCAAATAAACAGACAACATTAACAAAATGCTCTGAAACCTGTCTGTTATCACTCGGTATAGTTCTAGAACAGCTCACTGTGAAATACATATGCCTCCATGTGCATGTGTGTGCATGTCTTTGTACTTTCATGACATGCCTACATGGTTAATAGCCTTCGAGTGCATGCATGAGACTAGCCCAATCTTCCTATATTCAATTTTAGCTATCTGCATGACACTGCCATTTTAGTACTTTTATAAATGACTAGCAACATGGTCGATGTCAATATTTCAACACAAATCATCTAAACTTgagaatttttattgaaaaatataccAATGTCAAGCATCTTCGGAAAAATATTCTTTAGTATCATGAATGGCCATGACAGCAAATTGAGTCCTAAGCAAATGCTGAAAGGAACTAGATTTGATCCCAATGGCAATTAAAGATTAGTCAGTGAATATCAGCGGTGTCAGAAAATCTAGATGCAGATGAACAAAGTCAAATTAACCACCACAATGAAATAAGCATGCTTAACCCACGACCAGTTTTGTCACAAACACAAAAGCTAAAGTTAAAAAGAACATATGAAATAACAACCTTAGCTTGCGAATAACCGTTCCCAGAGTCAGTAAACTGCGGTTAATGTGGCAGCCTTCTTTCAATCTTGCTCCAGTGGATAGTGCCTGAGATGCACGCTCACTTCCTGCCAAATCAACAAAATTCTGCACCAAAACAAGAACTTGTTATAACTTCTcatcttttattaatattttatcccTACTTTATTAATTTCAAGGGTATAAATGGTCCTTACAACAGTGGCAGAAAGAGTGGTCGAATTTTCCTTGCCTAAAAATTCACGAGCAGAACTTTCAATTgtctgcaaaaataaaataaaaaagaaataatctcAATAATTCCAATTCAAACTCTACACATTTTCATCTGCAACTAAATGCTTGTACATCTGTACTAGGGAAGATTTGAAAGGAAAGAGGCATACCAATCTAAGGATTTGATGCGATCTGGAGCTTTTCTCATTCAAGGAGGTCTCCCCTATCCGTCTTTGAGCTGTTATAATACTTCAAGATAAGTAGATGTACAAAACCCAATAAAAGCACCAGGACTTTTTACAATGCTTTACCTTCACAAACAGAAAGAAGCTCCTTCAGATGATCCCAGTCCTTCAGTGTTTCCTCAGTGGCTTTTTCCACTACAGTCCCTTTCtggccaaaaaaagaagaaaacaaacaaatcagACAAATTCGTCAACATATTTGTGGAAGCTAGACAGGATAAAAGCGTTTTCACCTCTGGATCATCCAGCAGTCGAAGTGGGGTGTCATCTGTGCTAAGAAGATCTCTAATAGCTTCATTGTATATCTCAATTGCTGAGAACTTCAAAACAAATGCTCTTTCTTCATgctgtaataataaaaattgttatatataggtaataatttaaaaggaaaaaaaaagcaacgaggaaacaaaaacaattctaaattaGAAACTTTTATTACCCTATGCATGTAGTCAAATATATCTGCCACTGTATACTCAGTAATTCCCATCATCGTGTATGTTTTTCCACTGCTTGTTTGCCCATAAGCAAAGATACTTGCTGGAAAAAGCAAAAGTAGGTGAAATATCTTCAATTATTGGCAAATAAGGTGTTAAAAGATATACGAGCATCATACTTACAGTTAATACCACTGACAACTGAAAGGGCAACTTCCTTGGCTCCTGCCTCATACACTTCCCTTGTAGTGTCGTTACCTCGAAATACTCTGTCTATCCCCAGAGCATGGGTAAACGATAATGAGATGAAGCAATTAGGCAGGGAATTATGTTTCTGAAAGCTAGCTGTTAAAGTTTGATGCACTGAGATGTacaataatgttaaaaatgagCTAATGGAAAAGGTTATGATCAAATGTATATGGAATAGCTATGAACCAAAAATCAATGCTTTCTCCAGCACACCACTGTTCACAGTTCTCTAACTATCTGACTTGGACTGCAATGAGAATACAGTTCAGCACTTCTAAGATCAGGGATTACTCAAAACCTTCAGCTTCCCAGAatgttaacaaaaaacaaatgatcaGGCAGATGGTAAATGACATGCGAGGTAGAAAATCCACTATGGGTTTCCCTTTTGTTCATTGACAATTTGTATGAGCCTATAAGAAAATCGAATTGTTCCGGTCTCAAAAGCATCCTAGCTTTTGTTATGCAAGCATTACAAAGTATGGGGAGCTGAAAAGCTCTCCAGGCTACCGTATTAAGAATATGCACAGGATTAGCTATATTTTGAGACAATGATTCCTGAGATATTAAAGGCTACCTAAAATCTCAATCTGACCAAGCAAAATAATTACCAGAAAACAGTGTTGCTCGGGCACAAAACATTTAAGGCCTAACCTCATCAAGAGGGACACATATCAtctcattttcaattttgacaccaaaaaaaaaatcatggagcATCTCCTTACCAAAAGTACAAGCTGATGGAAAAGTGGAGCCTTCACGAAGGGTATTCCGGTACAAGATGGTGGTGTCATTGATGCATTCCCAATCTGCAACTTCATTTGCCAAAATCTCCTTGTCGCTCAAAGGCCTCAACCTCACCAAAACAAGAATCTTCTCCTCACGGGCACTCGCCATTTGCATCTTTGCCATCTTCAGCAGCTCTTCCTTACCAATTGATCCCATTCTCCAATCTACGCTTGTTCTTCTCAAGCCCACCAACAAGTAAATCAAATAAGTCCCATAATTTTCAAATGTTCTGATTAAAAGGAAAATCTAAGTCAATGAGTCAAAAAAACTCACTGGTGCACTTGCTTTCCTGTGATGCAAGACGGTTTAGATGTTAAAAACAAGGTTGTTGTATTTGCCTAAAAGACAATAGGCCCATCATTTTACTCGATAGTCTCTGCAGCAAGATGGCAAATCATAGGTAAGAATCTAACAGACCCCAAAAATAAGCATAATACACGCTAATTATATGTCatatcaacaacaacaattgcAACTAATCATCCTTTTTAACCATCCAACCACCCAAAAATACCTTTTAAAGTCACctataaatctaaataaaaaaaaaaggagagaatgcCAACAAAAGATAAAGActttaaaacaacaacaatgccAATCTTGGATTTCAATCTAAATCACCCTcccaaatagattaaaaaaaatcataggcattatttaaaaattgtaaaatcaaacataaagGTAACTAACCTTAACAACCCATATCCGAATTTCTAGACCTTACCTTAAAAAATGGTTCCTAACCAACTTGAATGCTTGAAAACTAAGTAATAGAATTCCATATTTCTAAGAACTTCCAATTCACAACcccaaaaaaaacccatatcAGCACCGACTTAACCAGTGCACGGTCCCCATTGACATGTCATATACATACACATGTCAGTACATCCCCAcgtataaaaatacatatatgtATGCGATATACTTACAAAGCATGGGTCAttgtcatgaaacggtaagcgAACACAGTCGAAGCAAGCAATGCAGCTCAGGTAAGATATCCTCTACATTTTATCAAGCAAAACGCCATCGTTTCTAATTCTCTCTCTTACTCCCTGATCTGAAGGTGAGAGGGTGTTACCTTCTTCTTCAAATCTCGAGCTCTCCAAGACTGCAACCGCAACACAGAAGCCAAAAAATTAGTACCGAAACACAGCTTTTAATAACACCACTTACTTGtcagttaaaaaattatttaaaatcccCGAATTTCACGCATTTAACcgttacaaattaaaaaatacaacggtaaaaacaaatttaattaaacaagaaaacaacctcgaatgatttaaaattagttATTAAGCGTAAAAGAAATTAAGTGATTCGATTTAGCTTTGTGCTTGAACATGAACTGAAGCGTAGctttgaagagaagaaaaattgtGAATCTACTACTTTACGCGTCGAGTCGAATAAAGCACGCAAAAACGGAAAATGTGAGTCAAAAGGAAGGGTAAAACTGGTACTGAAAGAACAAACCGAATACAACAGTAAAAATCGGCGAGGTTTTTCACTCTCCACAAACAAGATCTCTTCCACAGAGAGGGGGGGAAGAGGGAGTTTTGTTCAGTTTTATTTGGCTTGGTTCTAGCCGTTAACGGCCAAATAAAAGGTGTACTTGCGTCTCCCTCTCTCTGCAGCTTCTCTGTCAGATGTCAGTGGAGAGCAAATCTGATGGAGCGTCACGCTAATGCAGCCTTGAAGGTTTATGCTGTGAAGGGCAAAAAACTTTTCTTCCACTTTTAGATTAGCAGTGTTACAATTTGGTCGATATGTTGATATTAGCTCCTTAGTTTCCATAAGATTACGGTATAGTCCTTTACTGCTATTAAATAGCTTATGAGAGAGTATAGCGAGCTCACCTCTtgaattttacaagtttttatcACCTGTGTGAGagtttggaataaaaaaaatgaaaaataaaataaaataaactgagAGAGGGTCCACCGTTAGATTTTGTTCTGTCAGCTATTTATAGATGGTCAGGCCGATCTTGTGGTTTTTCATACCCTACAAGGGCATTATTGAAAAGATCTCAAGTGTGAGTGTGGAAGTGAAATACTGGTGAGACTCCAAGGAGAAGTTGTGTGACCCTTTTGGAAGGCTGGAAGGGAATCACGTGGGAAGAGGACTTTTTCTTGTTTGGCGCCACGTGGTACTTGTCGTTTTCGAGAGGCGCCATATCGTTTGGTCACAGTTGGAGTAGGACCACCGATTGATGTTTAGGTGAACGGTTGAGATGTTGAGGGAATAAATAGTTGAGGTGAACAGAAAGTGATGAGTTGGCTACTTAATTACGTTaattaatacaacaaaaaaattagactGCAGTTAATTAAGCAATGAAGGAAACGTCCCCTTCACTACTCTATTGTACTCGTGGTTGTGGGACTTCAACGAAAAGACATTTGCCTAGGTGTTTCTGTTAGTTGAGATTTAAGCTTTagattcttgtttttctattttaaaagtattttaaaacaaaattaaatatttttttaaattatttatatatatatatatatatatatatatttccaataaaaagtattttggaAACCAACCGAAATTATATTCCcaaataaactcttattattgaGAGGTAACATTTTTATTTGTACCGAGGTGTATAGCAATgccatcaaaatattatttattttaaatttaattatttttatttagaattaattttttaaataattttttattgttttgatattttaatatcaaaaataaattttaaaaaataaaaaatatattattttaatatatttttaaataaaaaaaatattttaaaacataatatttacgGCAACTCATTCCCAACAGTATAGTTACATTTTAAACTTCAGCTATAATTAGCAAAGAGTATGTGTGCGTGGGGGTTTGAAAAGTACAAAATGTTTATATCCGATCATTATACgagtttattttaatgataaaaaagaatattgtgCTTGATgagtaattataaaatattctttttagtgtgtgtgtatatatatatataatggaaatATTGAAGATTTTCTCAATCGGGAATTaagatttatctattttttaatctccATGTGGATGATATAAAGGGGGATGGATGGAATCTTTTGGTGAGAGGGGACgagaaatttaatttcaatagaTGGGGACTGGTTTACTAACGGCGCAGCACTGGAAAATAGTGTTGGGTGAGTTTTtcttaacaattaaattaaaaaacttaattttcttaataataaaattgtctcttgttcattaatttttttatctaggcATTGGGGTAAAGTGGTTATTTCACCATGGCATGACTATACTTTACAAATTATAAGGGTTAGATtggccattttatttttttcacggtaaaattattaacataatattggattaaaaaattttaatgcaTGTTATTAAGTGGTGTTTTGTTCtttacaaaattttcaattattttaatatttttaaagacaaaatcaacataattttctcacatgtttttttttatcattttacatttgttttattgtaaatttaaagGTTTCTCaaggttattattataattaacatatattaatattattttaaaaatagttgttGGCGTATGCATACGCGTTAATATGTAGACGATCCTCGTATTTTTAAGACAACAAGTGTGGGGTTATCTAGCCACCAAACACCGCCTTCCAAGGCGATGTTTAGAAGGTCTTGACCCCCCTGATGCAATGGGGTGGCGCGTGCTCCTAATGTGCATTGGGCTTcgtgtcaatgatttttttttctttttatctcgaatttagTGTCAACCCTTTTAAAAACTCATACTAGCCCCTGCAAATTTATTTATCACTCACATTCGGCCCTtgtccttttaattatttattttttaaattttttaataatctttaaaattttgagtattttttaatttcaccctctactatattttttatccatagatatttatcaaattataattttttttcacactCGGTCCTtgtccttttaattatttattttttaaaattttccataatctttaattaaaattatgagtatttttcaattttactccTATGATGTTTTACTCTTAgaaatttagtctttttttttattgctatatatttttattttgaataattcaaaaaatgaatttttttaacaatttcatcctctttgGGGTTTTCCTgttaaattttatcttcatcCTTTTTGTTGATATATGTTTTGCCTTtgcaagtattttttattaataattgtttgtgatttcatctttcaataataaattagtaagaaattaaactttttaattgaacCCGAATCCAGAATTTCACAAGTTGCGAGTTTTAAAGATCATGCCAGGTTTAGAAAGTTTGTTGGGTTTGcttgggtttttcttttctaaaaaaaaattgatgtttttcttattttttattccttttttagtttttctttttattttttacagtttGTCTTTTACTGGGTTAACTCCGGGTTTGTAACCAGAATTGCCGATTTCTTAATATAGGTTgacttttgttatttgtttttttatcaaattgagttatttaatttcatcatttaaatatttttttatgtttttttttctataaaattatctcaatcttgTGCCATAGTCACAAAATTTGTGAAATCACCTGGTTTAAGAAggcttgtttttaaaattgtttatttatatatatttttattcttcaatattaatttatttaataattatttaatatgtttttctttactttttttattatttttttgtcaatttatttattattcttgtatttttttatattatttaaattaattgattcaataaCTCTcgtatttttctttatcttaaCATATattccttttcaaaaaaaaaaaaaagggggcatGCTGAGGATCATGGCAAACAAATCTAGTTTTAGCTATTTGATTACAATACCAGCGTAAAATATGCGTTGGTGCTAGGCTACTGGCTGACTATCTGGTTAGATAACATTGAAAGAAGACTAATTAACTATACCAGGCATAACCAAGGAAGCATTGTTGCATAAAAAAATGGTGGGAATAATCAAGCAGCAAGACTTTGCACGCCCATGAATATAGTGAGCATATCCAAGTTTACTGTATACATAGCTGTACTTCTCAATGGTAGATTTGACTAAATCATGAAGAAGGGTTGACAAAAATGCAGTCTCATAAACCAAAACACCGTGATCATTGGTTTTGAAAAAGCAAGAAATttcgccttttcttttcctctaatGCTGATGCTCGTGAATCACGGATCACCTTTTCGGTGGTGATGAAGGGGATCTAAGAGAACAgaccaataaatttaataatatcgaTGAAAGAGCAGCAGTAGTAGCTTTCACACCTTTTTGTCGGTTAGATCAACTACTAAAATGATGCTAGGCACAAAGTGTAAAGAAACAGAGCTGTTGAAAGTGTTTATGGCCATCCACCTTGTATTGTCTTAGGTCTTCTAGGGTTGATAATCAAGCTATAGAATGAATCTAATTCTTGTTTATTCTTCTGAACTGGTCAAATTATATTGAAGTAGTTTTTCCAGCGACTGTAACCAACAGCAACATGGAAGTAAATTCCTGTGTTCTCCTCTTGATTTGgtcaagattcttgttttttcttgaattttatcaacCATGTATAGCATCCCTGTTGTTcttgttaatataattttttcgtGTCAACCAGAAACAAGACTATTTAAATTCTTGCCGTATCTCAGTTTCGGTCAACTGGGGGTAGCCATGATGGGAGCACTTCAGGCGCTGACAAAAGGGAGCATCCGAGACCCCAATCagcaatacaataataaaatttgtacATAGATTCAAGGAGATTAAACTTTTTCTGGGCAATTATTATCAGGTTGCACGCCGCCTATTATTAATTCTATGGGTCCATCCATCCCTCCCGACCAAGGAGGTGGAAGGATCGATGgtctaatcaaatttaaaaggataTAAATAACGAATGGAAGACTTGCTTAACAAGGAAGTTCAGCGGCTAGCTGTCGTTGATGGTATAGTTCAACAAACTTGCAAGCATAAGCTCGAATGAAATGGGATTTTCATGCCAAACTATACAAGGGCAAGCCCCATGCTGATCTAATTCTGCTGTGCATTTCCACTCTCTCGTGGATatatggaaaaaagaaaggctGAAATAACAGTGCTCCCACCAGAGAACCTGTAAAAGAACATGTAAAAGAAGAAGCGACAGAGAACCCATAAAAGAGGGAGCTCCAGATATTTTCTAGGACAACTCAAAGATCCATGTGAATAAAGTTAACTGTATGTACATGTCCCAGGTTATTCTATTAGGAACTCGATCTAGATCACGTGCCACTGTCATGGTTAATCACTTCAATTACTGCTA of the Populus nigra chromosome 7, ddPopNigr1.1, whole genome shotgun sequence genome contains:
- the LOC133698556 gene encoding kinesin-like protein KIN-7F; translated protein: MGSIGKEELLKMAKMQMASAREEKILVLVRLRPLSDKEILANEVADWECINDTTILYRNTLREGSTFPSACTFDRVFRGNDTTREVYEAGAKEVALSVVSGINSSIFAYGQTSSGKTYTMMGITEYTVADIFDYMHRHEERAFVLKFSAIEIYNEAIRDLLSTDDTPLRLLDDPEKGTVVEKATEETLKDWDHLKELLSVCEAQRRIGETSLNEKSSRSHQILRLTIESSAREFLGKENSTTLSATVNFVDLAGSERASQALSTGARLKEGCHINRSLLTLGTVIRKLSKGRQGHINYRDSKLTRLLQPALGGNARTAIICTLSPARSHVEQSRNTLLFACCAKEVTTKAQVNVVMSDKALVKHLQKEVARLESELRSPAPASSTCDYVSLLRKRDLQIQKMEKEIKELTKQRDLAQSRLEDLLRVVGNGQKSRKENGISHHHNPQTGDAWEDECSVSESSGMGGPHYLNGGVGKFNNARYDGDTGSNDDEEPYLHDNTDDHGLSDGTSPPMSIGKKIVRYNSSQSLEDAAEDADDYCKEVQCIEMEETRIRSNFEHHSVSNGENEGTLTLTAFRDGAIGQGVSTPANGDREGSRMQNGFTYDVLEQRLHHVQRTIDALVSPYPDESSPQSVADLTTSRSPNLTRSRSCRENFMSGSSPGFEKAEQIESTPPNGFEKKFTGRPAGSRRKIPPLDFGTSGTMLSRNDSQSSLGSACTDDFRAQSIRTSADEDIPSIHTFVAGLKEMAQEEYEKQLVDAQVQETEAMTGEYDKSSKDIGLDPMHEPLETPRNWPLEFERQQRAILELWQTCNVSLVHRTYFFLLFQGDPTDSIYMEVELRRLSFLKETFSQGNQGVGGGRTLTLASSIKALHRERGMLSKMMNKRFSEEERNRLYKKWGIGLSSKRRRLQLANRIWSNTKDIDHVMESAAVVAKLVRFVEQGQALKEMFGLSFTPPTSSTKRRSLGWTYSKSSLL